The Mesotoga infera genome includes a window with the following:
- a CDS encoding ABC transporter permease: MSRLWNFTSGLFKSEIREFQVMFWSFIFPLILYFILTSVFGSFYGSGTQGVSFRVGIVREENLAGFGKIIDEVIEGISSESGPFVKKEYGSIDEALVDLREGRQDIVLVIPAGTNAKMTSALALKMGEVPLRVHYISGKESSTIASSIIEEVINEVNLEIERRGKGDFMNIVTETKVISAIEEKAFDYKEYIFPGVALMMILSVALFNSPIGLIQYRVSGVNKKLYTTPLRSLEYFAGHFFKLIITMLISLVLLYLVAAFVYRVGGSIFDIRFILTLLYSMIVAVSFGLMLASFSKKLSTVTVLGQTLYQIMMFLGGLYFPVFDLPWGIRWLVYALPTTYLVELSRRVMGYQFAPLSVGWLIAVPLIWTTFSLVVFAVNFKKVMGYE, encoded by the coding sequence ATGAGCAGATTGTGGAATTTCACGTCAGGGCTTTTCAAGAGCGAAATCAGAGAGTTCCAGGTGATGTTCTGGAGTTTCATATTTCCGTTGATTCTCTACTTCATTCTGACGTCGGTTTTTGGGTCCTTTTACGGGAGCGGCACACAGGGAGTGAGTTTCAGAGTGGGGATTGTGAGGGAGGAGAATCTTGCGGGATTTGGAAAGATTATCGACGAAGTAATTGAAGGGATCTCCTCGGAGAGCGGTCCGTTTGTCAAGAAGGAGTACGGGTCAATCGATGAAGCTCTAGTTGATCTTAGGGAGGGAAGGCAGGATATCGTGCTCGTTATTCCCGCCGGGACCAACGCCAAGATGACAAGCGCGCTGGCGCTCAAGATGGGCGAGGTGCCGCTTCGAGTTCACTATATCAGCGGCAAGGAATCGTCCACAATCGCTTCGAGCATTATCGAGGAAGTGATAAACGAAGTGAATCTCGAGATCGAACGGCGGGGCAAAGGGGATTTCATGAACATTGTCACGGAGACGAAAGTTATCTCGGCAATCGAAGAGAAGGCCTTTGATTACAAAGAGTACATCTTTCCGGGAGTCGCTTTGATGATGATTCTCTCGGTGGCTCTATTCAACAGCCCTATAGGTCTCATTCAGTACAGAGTCTCCGGGGTGAATAAGAAACTCTACACAACTCCCTTGAGATCTCTTGAATACTTCGCGGGCCACTTCTTCAAACTGATAATAACTATGCTGATCTCATTGGTGCTTCTATATCTTGTAGCCGCTTTCGTCTACAGGGTTGGCGGTTCAATCTTCGATATCAGGTTCATCCTGACCCTGCTCTACTCAATGATTGTTGCGGTATCTTTTGGCCTGATGCTAGCTTCCTTTTCGAAGAAGCTATCAACGGTTACCGTGCTGGGGCAGACTCTGTACCAGATAATGATGTTTCTCGGGGGCCTTTATTTCCCCGTATTTGATCTCCCGTGGGGGATCCGTTGGTTGGTCTACGCATTACCGACCACCTATCTTGTTGAGCTCAGCAGAAGGGTAATGGGCTACCAGTTCGCACCGCTTTCGGTGGGCTGGCTGATAGCGGTACCCCTGATCTGGACTACATTCTCACTGGTCGTTTTTGCCGTGAATTTCAAGAAGGTGATGGGCTATGAGTAG
- a CDS encoding ABC transporter ATP-binding protein: MSKNVIEVMNLRKYYGDTKAVDGIEFDLIEGEVLAILGPNGAGKTTTVEMLEGLRKPDEGTIEYFEERLPPSSERVKEEIGVQLQSSSFFEYLSVKETLDLFRGLYRKSIPSRDLIKEVSLEDKEKTYTKNLSGGQLQRLAVAVALVNDPKVVFLDEPTTGLDPQARRMLWETILALNKKEKTIILTTHYMEEAERLADRIIIMDYGKIIARGTLDELIDSIDAENIVTFGVQGEDPVPGEFLDMEALQHVENREYSVTTRDVERILGRLFERSKKFGLLLDDVTIRKPNLEDVFITLTGRKLRD; this comes from the coding sequence GTGTCGAAAAATGTAATTGAAGTGATGAATCTCCGGAAATATTATGGGGACACGAAGGCAGTTGACGGAATAGAATTCGATCTCATTGAGGGAGAAGTACTGGCCATTTTAGGTCCCAACGGCGCCGGCAAGACCACAACCGTTGAGATGCTTGAGGGGCTGAGAAAACCCGACGAAGGCACTATTGAGTATTTCGAAGAGAGACTCCCTCCTTCCAGCGAAAGGGTGAAGGAGGAGATCGGCGTTCAGCTCCAGTCGTCGAGTTTTTTCGAGTATCTCTCTGTCAAGGAAACTCTTGACCTCTTCAGAGGTCTATACAGGAAGAGTATTCCATCAAGAGATCTGATCAAAGAGGTATCTCTCGAAGATAAAGAGAAAACCTACACCAAGAATCTTTCGGGAGGACAGCTCCAGAGGTTGGCAGTTGCAGTGGCTCTAGTAAATGATCCGAAAGTAGTGTTTCTTGATGAGCCCACCACCGGACTGGATCCTCAGGCCAGAAGAATGCTGTGGGAGACCATATTGGCCCTGAATAAGAAGGAAAAGACAATAATTCTTACGACTCACTATATGGAAGAGGCAGAGAGATTGGCCGACAGAATAATCATAATGGATTACGGAAAGATTATCGCTAGAGGGACTTTGGATGAGCTCATTGACTCTATCGACGCGGAGAATATTGTCACTTTCGGTGTTCAGGGAGAGGATCCCGTACCAGGGGAATTTCTGGATATGGAAGCTCTTCAACATGTTGAGAATCGCGAGTATTCGGTGACAACGAGGGATGTGGAGAGAATTCTGGGCAGGCTTTTCGAGAGATCGAAGAAATTTGGCCTGCTCCTGGACGACGTTACGATTCGAAAGCCCAATCTGGAGGACGTCTTTATCACCCTTACCGGCAGAAAACTGAGGGACTGA